A stretch of the Synechococcus sp. WH 8016 genome encodes the following:
- a CDS encoding SRPBCC family protein, with amino-acid sequence MGRWLDHTVTTEVQAPVDQVWTVWSDLEAMPRWMRWIESVKTREDPDLTDWTLAAQGFRFQWKARITSRIEQQQLLWESVGGLPTKGGVRFYQEQPELTAVKLSVSYELPGVLAPLMEPSILGGIVTKELQANLDRFRDLVESGYSPRSEP; translated from the coding sequence ATGGGACGTTGGCTCGACCACACGGTAACCACCGAAGTGCAAGCACCTGTCGATCAGGTGTGGACTGTTTGGAGTGATCTCGAAGCGATGCCTCGCTGGATGCGCTGGATTGAATCCGTCAAGACCCGAGAAGACCCGGACCTAACGGATTGGACTTTGGCAGCCCAAGGTTTTCGTTTTCAATGGAAAGCGCGGATCACCAGCCGCATTGAACAGCAGCAATTGCTGTGGGAATCGGTGGGGGGACTCCCCACCAAAGGTGGCGTTCGCTTCTATCAAGAGCAGCCAGAGCTCACAGCTGTGAAGCTGAGCGTGAGCTACGAACTTCCTGGAGTCTTGGCACCGTTGATGGAACCGAGCATCCTGGGAGGGATCGTTACCAAGGAGCTCCAGGCAAACCTTGATCGTTTTAGGGATTTGGTGGAAAGCGGTTACTCACCACGGTCGGAGCCTTGA
- a CDS encoding uroporphyrinogen-III synthase: MIAGSSPGLQGRTIVVTRAREQLGEARKLLEQQGARVLDLPALEIGPPDEWGPLDDALAELDEFHWVVFSSANGVQAVDERLRLQGSSLGCRPAGLRIAAVGRKTARLLEQLGAPADFVPPDFVADSLIEHFPVSGWGLRLLLPRVQSGGRTLLAEAFGEAGARVVEVPAYESRCPADIPDTTATALASGEVDAITFSSGKTVLHTAALLKQRLGAELAARAMRSVALVSIGPQTSRHCLEHFGRVDQEANPHDLDGLTQACLQVMQTR, translated from the coding sequence ATGATTGCCGGAAGCAGTCCCGGTCTGCAGGGGCGCACCATCGTCGTCACCAGGGCTCGTGAACAACTGGGGGAAGCCCGGAAACTTTTGGAACAACAGGGTGCCAGGGTGCTCGACCTACCAGCTTTGGAAATCGGCCCTCCCGATGAATGGGGACCTTTGGATGATGCCCTGGCTGAATTGGATGAGTTCCACTGGGTGGTCTTCTCCAGTGCCAATGGGGTGCAAGCCGTTGATGAACGTCTGCGGCTACAGGGAAGCAGCTTGGGGTGTAGGCCTGCCGGGCTCCGTATTGCTGCTGTTGGACGCAAAACCGCACGCCTTCTGGAGCAACTGGGAGCCCCCGCTGATTTCGTGCCACCAGATTTCGTAGCAGACAGCCTGATCGAACACTTTCCTGTTTCAGGTTGGGGACTAAGACTCCTGCTGCCAAGAGTGCAAAGTGGTGGCCGCACGCTGCTCGCTGAAGCCTTTGGAGAGGCGGGCGCCAGGGTGGTAGAGGTGCCTGCCTACGAATCCCGCTGTCCAGCCGACATCCCCGACACGACGGCCACAGCCTTGGCCTCAGGGGAGGTGGATGCCATCACATTCAGCAGTGGGAAAACCGTGCTCCATACAGCGGCACTGCTAAAGCAAAGATTGGGAGCTGAACTAGCAGCTCGAGCCATGCGCTCCGTAGCCCTGGTCTCGATTGGCCCCCAGACCAGCCGACATTGCCTTGAACATTTCGGACGGGTCGACCAGGAAGCCAACCCCCATGATCTCGATGGTTTGACCCAAGCCTGCCTTCAGGTGATGCAAACCCGCTGA